A window of the Corynebacterium minutissimum genome harbors these coding sequences:
- the dnaB gene encoding replicative DNA helicase — protein MTSASFDDDSVPLPPEPSEEEPRRSFRRDRSRPEEPQRYGEFRQPPADREAEQGVLGAMLLSPNTVMEVIEELEPEDFYYPAHTLIYQAMIDLYAAGTDIDAVIVASRLDRYNNLDRVGGAPYLHTLLATVPTAANARYYAEIVAEKAVLRKLVDAGTRVVQLGFEGSEDLEIESVLDRAQQEVFAVAQKKTTEDYRALTDLIDPTIDELAALQQNGVESGVPTGFIDLDNLTNGLRAGQMIIVAARPGVGKSTLAMDFMRSASLQHNKTSVVFSLEMSASEIVMRLLSAEAEVKLSDMRGGRVSTEDWAKIDDTLNRIQDAPLFIDDSPNLTMMEIRSKARRLKQQHGLDLIVLDYMQLMSSGKKVESRQQEVSEFSRQLKLLAKELEVPLIAISQLNRGPESRTDKKPQLADLRESGSLEQDADMVMLLYRPDSQDRDDPRAGEADIILAKHRGGPIDTVKVAHQLHYSKFVNMAHG, from the coding sequence ATGACTAGCGCTAGTTTTGATGACGACTCTGTACCGCTTCCGCCGGAGCCGTCGGAGGAGGAGCCGCGCCGCTCTTTTCGGCGTGATCGCTCACGCCCGGAGGAGCCACAGCGCTACGGAGAATTCCGCCAGCCTCCTGCGGACCGCGAAGCAGAGCAGGGCGTGCTCGGAGCGATGCTCCTGAGCCCCAACACGGTCATGGAAGTCATCGAGGAGCTCGAACCAGAGGACTTCTACTACCCGGCCCACACGCTCATTTACCAGGCCATGATTGACCTGTATGCCGCAGGTACGGATATCGATGCCGTGATTGTGGCCTCCCGCCTGGACCGCTACAACAACCTGGATCGTGTCGGCGGTGCCCCGTACCTCCATACCTTGCTGGCCACGGTGCCAACGGCTGCTAACGCTCGCTACTACGCGGAGATCGTTGCGGAGAAGGCAGTGCTGCGCAAGCTTGTCGACGCTGGAACGCGTGTGGTCCAGTTGGGCTTCGAGGGTTCTGAAGACCTCGAGATCGAATCGGTGCTGGATCGCGCCCAGCAGGAAGTCTTCGCGGTAGCGCAGAAGAAGACAACAGAGGACTACCGCGCGCTGACGGACCTCATTGATCCCACGATTGATGAGCTGGCAGCCCTCCAGCAAAATGGCGTGGAATCTGGCGTCCCCACAGGGTTCATTGACCTCGATAACCTCACCAACGGCTTGCGCGCTGGACAGATGATCATTGTGGCTGCACGTCCGGGTGTGGGTAAGTCCACGCTGGCCATGGACTTCATGCGCTCTGCATCCTTGCAGCACAACAAGACCTCGGTGGTGTTCTCGCTGGAGATGTCTGCCTCTGAGATTGTGATGCGCCTTCTCTCGGCGGAGGCGGAGGTCAAGCTTTCCGATATGCGCGGTGGGCGCGTCTCCACAGAGGACTGGGCCAAGATCGATGACACGCTTAACCGCATCCAGGACGCGCCGTTGTTCATTGATGATTCTCCCAACCTCACCATGATGGAGATTCGTTCCAAGGCTCGCCGCCTTAAGCAGCAACATGGCCTCGACCTGATTGTTCTGGACTATATGCAGCTGATGTCCTCGGGCAAGAAGGTGGAGTCTCGTCAGCAAGAGGTGTCGGAATTCTCGCGTCAGCTCAAGCTATTGGCCAAGGAACTTGAAGTTCCGCTGATTGCCATTTCGCAGCTCAACCGTGGGCCGGAATCCCGTACGGATAAAAAGCCGCAGCTGGCAGACCTGCGTGAGTCCGGTTCGCTAGAGCAGGATGCCGATATGGTTATGTTGCTCTACCGTCCGGACTCGCAGGACCGCGATGATCCCCGCGCGGGCGAAGCGGACATTATTTTGGCCAAGCACCGTGGTGGTCCGATTGACACGGTCAAGGTGGCCCACCAGCTGCACTACTCCAAGTTCGTCAATATGGCGCACGGCTAA
- the rplI gene encoding 50S ribosomal protein L9, translating into MKLILTAAVENLGAPGEIVEVKDGYGRNYLLPRGLAIVATRGAEKQIEGIKRAQDARAIRDLDHAREIRTQLEELKDVTVSVKTSESGKLFGSVSAEDIVNAVAAAGGPKLDKRIVVLPKGLVKKTGNYQVELKLHADVIGKVNFSVVAA; encoded by the coding sequence ATGAAGCTGATCCTCACCGCTGCCGTTGAGAACCTCGGCGCCCCCGGCGAAATTGTAGAGGTTAAGGACGGCTACGGACGTAACTACCTGCTTCCGCGTGGCCTGGCTATTGTTGCCACCCGCGGCGCTGAAAAGCAGATCGAGGGCATCAAGCGTGCCCAGGATGCTCGTGCGATCCGCGACCTGGATCATGCACGCGAGATCCGTACCCAGCTGGAGGAGCTCAAGGACGTTACCGTCTCTGTGAAGACCTCCGAGTCCGGCAAGCTCTTCGGCTCCGTGTCCGCTGAGGACATCGTGAACGCCGTTGCCGCCGCTGGCGGCCCGAAGCTGGACAAGCGCATCGTTGTGCTTCCTAAGGGCCTGGTCAAGAAGACCGGCAACTACCAAGTCGAGCTGAAGCTGCACGCTGACGTCATCGGCAAGGTGAACTTCTCGGTCGTCGCTGCCTAA
- a CDS encoding single-stranded DNA-binding protein, with protein sequence MAQGDTNITVVGNIVADPELRFTPSGAAVANFRVASTPRRYNQQTSQWEDGEAMFLTCNVWRQAAENVAETLTKGMRVIVTGRLRQRSYQTREGDNRTVFEIEVDEVGPSLRYASAQVTRKSANGGNGGNYGGGQQQGGGNYGGGNNQGGFSGNQSQSSAPQQSQQQSSPSNDPWNSAPQAGSFGGADAEPPF encoded by the coding sequence ATGGCTCAGGGAGATACCAACATTACGGTTGTCGGCAATATTGTTGCTGACCCGGAACTGCGCTTCACCCCGTCGGGTGCCGCAGTAGCAAACTTCCGCGTTGCCTCCACCCCACGTCGCTATAACCAGCAGACTTCTCAGTGGGAGGACGGCGAGGCCATGTTCCTCACCTGCAACGTGTGGCGCCAAGCCGCAGAGAACGTTGCGGAGACCCTGACCAAGGGCATGCGCGTTATTGTCACTGGCCGTCTGCGCCAGCGGTCCTACCAGACCCGTGAGGGCGACAACCGCACTGTCTTCGAGATTGAGGTCGATGAGGTGGGACCGTCCCTGCGCTACGCTTCCGCACAAGTCACCCGCAAGTCCGCTAACGGCGGAAATGGTGGCAACTACGGCGGCGGCCAGCAGCAAGGTGGCGGCAACTACGGCGGTGGAAACAACCAGGGTGGTTTCTCCGGAAACCAGTCCCAGTCTTCTGCCCCGCAGCAGTCCCAGCAGCAATCTTCTCCGAGTAACGACCCGTGGAATTCGGCACCCCAGGCAGGAAGCTTTGGTGGTGCGGATGCAGAACCCCCGTTCTAA
- the rpsF gene encoding 30S ribosomal protein S6, whose amino-acid sequence MRHYEVMIILDPNQDERTVTPSLDKFLEAIRKDGGKVDKVDVWGKRRLAYPINKKEEGIYAVVNLECESHSVLELDRRLNLNDSILRTKVLRTDSK is encoded by the coding sequence GTGCGTCACTACGAAGTCATGATCATTCTGGATCCCAATCAGGATGAGCGCACCGTAACCCCGTCCCTGGATAAGTTCCTCGAAGCAATCCGCAAGGATGGCGGCAAAGTCGACAAGGTTGACGTGTGGGGCAAGCGCCGTCTTGCCTACCCGATCAACAAGAAGGAAGAGGGCATCTACGCCGTCGTTAACCTGGAGTGCGAGTCCCACTCGGTTCTCGAGCTCGATCGTCGTCTGAACCTGAACGACTCCATTCTGCGTACCAAGGTTCTGCGCACCGACAGCAAATAA
- a CDS encoding glycosyltransferase family 87 protein, with amino-acid sequence MSQQKTQQLVPLSSEPLALSAVDALGGRTGRFARSGNAGWWTPLRVIITLAWTFLAFGFLSKATCAGSRRGDDGTISLNWDGNRQYTSFCYNDIVPLYGGRGLDEPGFPYAYSWVEGDLTRYMEYPVLAGLFQGAVGWLARNTYAAVEWTGMAEVSWYFGLTALVMALIWVGVIVMVFQLTGNRAWDTILVAASPLVVIHAFTNWDIPSVAFMVGALLAVTKRKNLLAGVLIGLGTAFKLWPLFILGAFLVLAIRNKRWAPFITMFLSTIVTLVVVNLPVAVMYPDAWREFFRLNQERGAEWTTIYALINRTTDLNFSPEFLNTFSLVAFLLCCAGIALLGLKAPRTPRVAELVYLIIMAFLIFNKVWSPQYSLWLVVPAVLALPRWRLILSWALADALVWPILMWHMLGSENKALPHEMLDLAVITRDAFIIAIGVLVIRQMWGKSEDKVRAAHGGRDPLAGGFRK; translated from the coding sequence GTGAGTCAGCAGAAAACTCAACAGCTTGTACCCCTCTCCTCCGAACCGCTAGCGCTGAGTGCGGTCGACGCCCTGGGTGGGCGCACAGGCCGCTTTGCCCGCTCCGGTAATGCTGGGTGGTGGACGCCGCTACGCGTCATCATCACCTTGGCGTGGACCTTCCTGGCTTTCGGTTTTCTGAGCAAGGCCACGTGTGCTGGCAGCCGCCGGGGTGACGATGGAACCATCAGCCTTAACTGGGATGGCAACCGCCAGTACACCTCTTTCTGCTACAACGACATCGTCCCGCTGTACGGCGGACGCGGTCTTGACGAGCCGGGCTTTCCCTACGCCTACTCCTGGGTCGAAGGTGACCTCACCCGCTACATGGAGTACCCCGTGCTTGCTGGCCTTTTCCAAGGGGCCGTCGGGTGGCTGGCGCGCAACACCTATGCAGCGGTGGAGTGGACCGGTATGGCGGAGGTCAGCTGGTACTTCGGCCTGACTGCCTTGGTGATGGCTCTCATCTGGGTGGGCGTCATCGTTATGGTTTTCCAGCTCACCGGAAACCGCGCGTGGGACACTATTCTCGTCGCGGCTAGCCCCCTCGTTGTTATTCACGCTTTTACGAACTGGGACATCCCCTCCGTCGCGTTTATGGTGGGCGCTCTCCTTGCGGTGACGAAACGCAAGAACCTGCTGGCCGGTGTTCTTATTGGACTGGGCACGGCCTTCAAGTTGTGGCCGCTGTTCATCCTCGGCGCCTTCTTGGTCCTGGCCATCCGCAACAAGCGGTGGGCTCCGTTCATCACGATGTTCCTCTCCACGATTGTCACGTTGGTCGTGGTCAACCTTCCGGTGGCGGTGATGTATCCGGATGCATGGCGCGAATTTTTCCGCCTTAACCAGGAGCGCGGTGCTGAGTGGACCACGATCTATGCGCTGATCAACCGCACGACGGACCTCAACTTTTCGCCGGAGTTCCTCAACACCTTTTCTTTGGTGGCGTTCTTGCTGTGCTGTGCAGGCATCGCCCTCTTGGGCTTGAAGGCGCCGCGTACGCCGCGCGTTGCGGAGCTGGTCTACCTCATCATCATGGCTTTCCTCATCTTCAACAAGGTGTGGTCGCCGCAGTATTCTCTGTGGCTCGTGGTACCGGCAGTGTTGGCTTTGCCGCGGTGGCGTCTCATTCTGAGCTGGGCGCTTGCCGACGCCCTCGTGTGGCCCATCCTCATGTGGCACATGCTCGGCTCAGAAAACAAGGCCCTGCCGCACGAGATGCTGGATCTGGCAGTTATCACGCGCGATGCCTTCATCATTGCCATTGGCGTGCTGGTCATCCGCCAAATGTGGGGCAAGTCCGAGGACAAAGTCCGTGCGGCCCATGGCGGACGCGATCCCCTCGCTGGAGGATTTAGGAAATGA